In Asterias rubens chromosome 10, eAstRub1.3, whole genome shotgun sequence, the following proteins share a genomic window:
- the LOC117295667 gene encoding gamma-aminobutyric acid type B receptor subunit 2-like, translated as MLVVELVPLTVLVCFIGRVASLNQALQIGGLLHLSGSAPSAFYGKSALAGAQRAVGDINENRDVLPDYELKFKYNDTRAEIGVSMDSLYDMLQEPEMLVAFFGPVQSPVADVVAQVLKRRNVIQMSPGATSTIFEDRIKYPYVYRTSSLWSEASIAEAEIIRTFGWRKIATLQGVIEPHGALIRMLQTEALTSNFSLVISETFHDDPLEALQRIKDKDARIIVGTFFEGEVRKVFCRAFELGIYGANYVWMIPGYFADDWQSVKQDGVSCSAEDLKMASEGYLGFIASSKPIRNEVGRCGKTPEEFRREMFEVFGNNIYLGLTASAYDGVWALALALQDAERALNRSLVSFRYGDKEFAKVVGEMILKQEFTGMKGPIKFSDTGHVFDNVLIKQNVGGQTIILGTMGTHSKYIEWNVPTGNMWYYSGGKPPHDSDITVTIDVLQATPISVMATVSTLAGLGIILASLFLGFNVWYRKHKHVKMSSPKLNNIIAFGIMVAYVSVILLGIDRSMVSRDALLRVCKVRSWLIPIAFTLAFGGMFSKTWRVYSIVIANKTKRKVIRDRFLFGIIGVMLLLDFLILIPWQIIDPIHIEDETHHIRQTETDLANFEKRQLLYVNCTSTNNTIWMAALLIYKTFVVVFGVFLTWSTRNINVPGLNDSYYVGLSIYNTVICCVVAVPLSFLAVSSIGVTFALVSGFLLLCITASLCLLFFPKVVVVYRKNAVDDVTGIRFGIPTTLTAAGTSQGQALVPMSSQIKDIELSTQKEGTSQMNTVLI; from the exons GCTGAGATCGGGGTGTCAATGGATAGCCTGTACGACATGCTTCAAGAGCCAGAGATGTTAGTGGCGTTTTTTGGACCAGTACAGTCTCCAGTTGCGGACGTAGTGGCACAGGTTTTGAAACGTAGAAACGTTATTCAG ATGAGTCCTGGCGCAACCAGCACCATCTTCGAAGATCGTATAAAGTATCCCTACGTGTACCGCACCAGTTCCTTATGGAGTGAGGCTAGCATAGCAGAAGCTGAGATCATCCGTACGTTTGGGTGGAGGAAGATTGCTACTCTACAGGGAGTTATTGAACCACATGGAGCG CTCATCCGAATGCTTCAAACGGAAGCATTAACAAGCAACTTCTCTCTCGTCATCTCAGAAACTTTTCATGATGATCCGCTGGAGGCCTTACAACGTATAAAG GACAAGGATGCTCGAATTATAGTCGGTACCTTCTTCGAAGGCGAAGTTCGCAAAGTTTTTTGCAGG GCTTTTGAACTGGGGATATATGGAGCAAATTACGTGTGGATGATACCGGGTTACTTTGCAGACGACTGGCAGTCAgtaaaacaagatggcgtcaGTTGCTCAGCGGAAGATCTTAAGATGGCTTCAGAGGGGTACTTAGGCTTCATTGCATCCTCAAAACCTATCAGAAATGAAGTCGGGCGGTGTGGAAAG acGCCAGAAGAGTTCCGCCgggaaatgtttgaagtctttGGTAACAACATATACCTGGGCCTGACTGCCTCTGCATACGACGGCGTGTGGGCCCTGGCACTGGCATTGCAGGATGCAGAACGTGCTCTGAATCGTAGTCTTGTTTCCTTCCGTTATGGCGACAAAGAGTTCGCCAAGGTTGTCGGAGAGATGATTCTCAAGCAGGAATTTACTGGAATGAAG GGGCCAATAAAGTTTTCTGATACTGGACATGTGTTTGACAATGTGCTGATCAAACAAAATGTCG GTGGTCAAACTATTATCTTGGGTACCATGGGCACACATTCCAAGTACATCGAATGGAATGTTCCGACTGGTAACATGTGGTACTACAGTG GAGGCAAACCGCCCCATGACTCTGACATCACAGTGACTATCGACGTCCTTCAAGCCACGCCCATTTCTGTCATGGCTACTGTATCTACACTAGCTGGACTGGGTATCATTCTGGCTAGTCTATTCCTGGGCTTTAACGTATGGTATCGTAAACACAA ACACGTGAAGATGTCGAGCCCCAAACTGAACAACATAATTGCATTCGGCATAATGGTGGCGTACGTGAGTGTCATTCTACTGGGTATAGATAGATCGATGGTCAGCAGAGATGCCTTACTCCGAGTCTGCAAG GTTCGGTCATGGCTCATTCCTATTGCCTTCACCTTGGCCTTTGGCGGAATGTTCAGTAAGACGTGGAGGGTGTATAGCATCGTCATCGCAAACAAGACCAAGAGAAAG GTGATACGAGACCGCTTTCTCTTCGGTATCATCGGGGTGATGTTGTTGCTGGATTTCCTAATCCTCATTCCGTGGCAGATCATTGATCCGATTCACATCGAAGACGAAACACACCACATTCGTCAG ACTGAGACGGACCTGGCCAACTTTGAAAAGCGTCAGCTTCTCTACGTTAACTGCACGTCAACAAACAACACTATCTGGATGGCGGCACTGCTCATCTACAAGACATTTGTTGTGGTGTTCGGAGTCTTTCTAACTTGGTCTACAAG AAATATCAACGTTCCTGGTCTGAATGACAGTTATTACGTAGGTCTGTCAATCTACAACACCGTCATCTGCTGTGTCGTTGCTGTGCCGTTATCGTTCCTTGCGGTGTCCTCCATTGGTGTGACCTTTGCCCTCGTTTCCGGTTTCCTGCTCCTCTGCATCACGGCTTCGCTCTGTTTGTTGTTCTTTCCGAAG GTGGTCGTAGTCTATCGGAAGAATGCAGTAGATGACGTCACTGGAATCAGGTTTGGGATACCCACTACGTTAACAGCCGCAGGTACTTCACAGGGCCAGGCACTTGTTCCGATGTCCAGTCAAATTAAAGACATTGAGTTGTCGACTCAAAAAGAAGGCACGAGTCAAATGAACACGGTGTTAATTTAA